Genomic DNA from Lepeophtheirus salmonis chromosome 9, UVic_Lsal_1.4, whole genome shotgun sequence:
AAGTATGACATCATCATAATAGTAAATTGAATCCGGGCAACTAAagtaaagaatgaacaaacCGATCAACTGGATAGCCTATCTGGCAGGATCAGAAAACGTATGCAAATAGTGCTTTAAGACATGTATCATCAACATTATTTGATCTACGAAATAAGATTCTAatagtattaatgaaaattcattAGTTTACTAGGTTGAATACTTACGTACAATACAAAAACtttctcaaaataaagtataaaccaacatcaaaaattgaaagattgcAGTTCAAGAGCCTTATGAAACTCTGAGCAATGTCGGGTGTTTCAGGTAGTAATTAATACACGAGGAAATTTATAATGCATGCACGTATTTATTCAGACAAAATGTATAGtttacaaattcataattaaaaactaaGGGAATAATGTAGATTTACACCTGTTTTTGGTAGAGAGTGTAAGCGGTCTGCTTCGTTGCAGCAATTGTATGACTATAATTCATGTACCCTTCACTCGTAAAGGTGCGTTAAGTGAAGAAAACCAGAGGGCCATCTTTTTCGTAAGTATTGAAACGCATTACATTATCATTTGTAGCACTGTCTTTCAAAACCTCTGCATCAAATTCCATTTCAGGTCTTGAAGATGAGTATGGTCTTTTTGCTTCCTTTCTCCATGTTATAGAGGCATTATAGGGACTACCATTGGGCTCTAAAAAAACAgcaatattaacataaaatataaacaaggaGTTTTGGAACATTACGTATTCCTGTAATTTTGTAACCCTCTTCAGTTAGTTGAATACATTGCATCGTTATTGGACCTTTGCTATATGCAGTGGCATTTGCCTTGCTAACAC
This window encodes:
- the LOC121124428 gene encoding uncharacterized protein, which produces MKCFIIVALVLVGVTTSEVSKPSFLFQGSWLEMKERRSGTVEYLMKLGVSKANATAYSKGPITMQCIQLTEEGYKITGIQPNGSPYNASITWRKEAKRPYSSSRPEMEFDAEVLKDSATNDNVMRFNTYEKDGPLVFFT